The sequence tattcaattttatagcatttagagAAATACaattaagtggttttgaaatagtattgagtaaaagttgacatattccagtctgtgattatccattaacatcctttcctttaattttagtctcaataattcctaatttctgcttttctaactcaaacgttaggtataatttcctataaatgaggtttattgaacctaaattccaaaataactgtcaaactgaagttaataagtttgtgttgcgtagtgttgaaaacgtcaaaaaaagttgaaaacattgtgatcctaagtttttgtattttatgttttgaaattCTTTAAGTAAACAATCAAACGAAGAACTTTGGATTCAAGACTTTTATTCACTGCCGTTTTGTGTTGAGTGCTAAAGAACTTTGAAGTCCTAAGCTAGTGGGTCAGCTTGTAGCACtcacacattgaaaaaaagtaaaagggttgaaaaaagggacgaaaacgtaagaaaaagttaaaaacatcaataaaaagcatcaacaaaagtgtcaatttttaattttgaccacacaagggttaaaaaaaaatcggcAGTAACatagaaaaggaagaaaaacttCGGAAAAAGTccagttttgattattagccCCCTAGTAAATTATGCCTGATACATACACAACATCCAAAgacaatgttgttgttgttgttaaagcTGTAAGGTCAGCTGGGCTAGCCAGAGGCCAAAGATAACAAAAACGGGGATCTTTGAGATTGCaactttaaatgtaatttattaatCGTTATTGATTGGCATtcagaaggtgtgtgtgtgtgtgtgtgtgtgtgtgtgtgtgtgtgtgtgtgtgtgtgtgtaggattaCGATGATGCATTATTACATCCCTTCTCTTGACCAAATCTGAAAGGACCCAGCTGTTGATGTGTCACCTGTTACTCATAGCTGTCGCTGTGTGTCACAACGTACCGTTACCTTCGCTGGTATACGGGCCGGgtgtttctgtcttttcatcttttcatctGCATGGCTTCATGCATGGGCCTTCATTGCATCTGCATTTGAGTTTTATCTTTGAGGCCCCGCAGCATCAACTGATTCGTTGTCTTCACTGAGCCGAACCACCCTGCCTCCAGGCTACCTgaacaccacacgcacacacacacacacacacacacacacacacacacacacacacacacacacacaccacacaccaaccacacacacacacacaaacacacacacacacaccacacacacagacaggcatcCACCTTGCGGCGGATTGTTTGGAAAAGTACAGAGCGGGTGCTGCAAGACTGTCTGGTCGgacaagtctgtgtgtgtgtgttgttgtgtgtggtgtgtgtgtgttgtgtgtgtgtgtgtgttgtggtgtgtgtgtgtggtggtgtgtgttgttgtgtgtgtgtgtttttgtgtgtgtgtggtgtgtgtgtgtgtgtgtgtgtgtgttgtgtgtggtgtttctgtgtgtgtctgtgtgtgtgtgcgtgcacacacatAATAAGAAGCACCAAACAAAAAGCCAAAcatgggcacacacacaaatacatagtTAAATCTGCATGTTTGCTAATTGAGCGATTGTGCAAATAGGAACTGGTGCAGGCTGGTTGCTCCGCATTGTGAAATTCTATAGCACAAGAAACATCTCTActtcgttctctctctctctctttctcttgttcTCTTACCCTCTCCCGCCCTCTAGTCTCCTTTTTCTGTCTATTTTTAAAGAGATTAAAGATGATTTAAAGAGatcactgtcttttttttagcttaCTCGCAATTATAACTTAAGTGAATGTGAGGACATGCTTGATTTCCAAACATTTTTATGAATTATCGATGCGTAGGATGTGTGCACATTTACACAGACGGTCATTCAGTGAGCAGAATAATCGTGTAACCAAAGGACTCTCTTTAAGGAGCAGTGCAAGGATTTAGTGTTCCTTAACGTTGGTCGACTCACAAGGAAAAACGGTTCAAACTGAAGGTGCAGATGCTGAGATATTGTTACTTTTATAAGGTTCATTCcacaaaaacactggatcctacatttcccataatgcaacccAATGATGTGTTTAGTTAGATCCGTGATTCCTTGAAAACGCTGCCCTTGCGTCTTTGTTTGGATGGCGAGGCGACATCATTGATACTTGGCGTTGGCGATACTTGGCGTTGATACTTGGCTATTGAGCCCATTAGGGTTACTGGGGTATAGTACACGGTCTGTTTGTCCCGatcttcttctctgtttgttgGTGAATTTCGGGAGCAGACCAGCGCCACCTACAGGCCTGGAATATGAAGTAGCGTGTTGAGTCATTTACAAATGGATCTGTTTGGACTCAAATGTTCTTGAAACAATGTCAGGGTAGACGGGGAAAAGAAAAGCTGTTTTGGTACCATTGGACATGGCCTAAAATatcagatatttccctcaggagatggtggagaccaaacacaaagctaaaagaaaatgaatactGGACTTCCTATTGGCCACCAAATGGccagaaacatgactccaaacTTGTTTCCGCTTCTCCAGAATGGGCAAAAAATATCAATCATTGcaggttaaaaaagaaacttaaCCCCATCATGTTGCCCTGGGGTCAAACTGGACAAGTATTTTTTGATCAGAAATAATCTTTCAacaaaattgcccaaaaatataATGAATGGTGAACACTCTTCTCAATTAAAATGAAGGATCGGATCAGTAcattcattgcattttgggtgttttcttcaaaacaacattttttagcattcaaaaaaacaattgaaatggtttcaaaacagtatcctaAAATAACTTTGACATATTTGTGATCATCCATCATCATATATACGTTCCTCTGATTTTATTTGTCAAAACAActaataatttctgcttttttaactcagcAACTAGGTATagtttcatataaatgaggtttattgaccataaatacCAAAAAGAAGTGTAAAAGTAAGTTAGAATGAAGTTAGGTAAGAAGATGTAACATGGTTGAAAAACGTTATGTTTTATAATCGGACAGAACAACGAGTGCCATGGTTACCGATATGTAAGACGACACCAGGTTTAACAGGGGACGCTgacccttcctctctcttcttccagTCTCCATCTTCCCTCCGACCGCCCTGGTGATGGAGGCCGAGGCCAGCCTCGCCGAGACGACGCCGCTCTGCCTCTCCAAGCGCTCCGTCTCCGACACGCAGACGCGCGCCGAGCTGCCGTCCAGCACCACGCTGGGCCGCCCGCGGAGCCCGGGGCCGGCGCCGGGGGAGAGGTCCGACGTCAGGAGGAGCTCGCAGGGCAGCGCCACGTACGTCCGCTCCAAAATCAAGGTGAGGGAAAGGTGACTGGCAAGCAGGGTGTCCTTAGTAGCACATCGAATATCAAAACAACGCTTCGTCATTCAATCAATACCAAATGGTAAAGATGTGGCCGAAGGAGCCTGGGATCGAACCACCAGTCTTGCGGTTGAGGGGAGACCACTCTTTAATGCGTTGCATAAGGAGGGAAGGGGTTGGGGTATCAACTGAAATATGTAAAGTACATGTAGATCAAAATGTCTGAATTACAAATGACTACACACCATAAACCGTCGTATATATGTTTCTTATTGAATGTCCTAATTGGACAAATTTATTATATTTCTAGATGTCCAGATTATTTCCAGTGCAGGTGTCATTTTCAAATAacgatttcattttttattaaatcattttctttttaacgtGTTAGATTTATATTATGGGGGTAGCAGCTGAAACATGTAGATCATTACACACTACATATATGTTTCTTATTGAATGTCTTAATTggacaaatgtatttatttccagAACAGGTATCATTTTCCAataatgatttcattttttattaaattcttttcttttgcacGTGGTAGATTTATAATACGGGGGTTAAAATGATTGATTCCTCAATTTAAATTGATCTTTGTTTGAGTGATGTTATGTCAATCAATAAAATCCCAAAATTAATCTTTTAATATTTGCCTTTTCTCCATGGATGTGTTAGCAGAGGTTCTCTGAATATCCAAGCTAAACTCGTATTATAACTGAAATCTCCCTAACCAAATGATATTGAATCGAAATGTAGGATATCATCATTATACCCAGCCGTAGTGAGATTGCAGCTCAGTGTTGCACGTTAACGCGGTAGAAATTAATTAAACAATGTCTTTATAACTGCAGATAAATGAAGTTGAATGTGAATAATTACTATGTGTGTTGTCTCTCTCCCTGACAGGTAACCACAGGCGAGTTACCGCCCGATCCGTCTCTTCTTCCCCACTCTCTTCCTCCCGTTCCCGCCCCGCCGGCTCCGGCTCCAAACGCCACTGTGATGCCAGTTTCCTTGACGACAAGCCCCGACCCCAGGGAAGCGGTCCCCATGGTGACCAGATCGGCAGGTCACGGTCAGAGGTCGCTATCGGCGGTGACAGCGGCGTTTGTGTGCCAGGTGCGTTTGTGTTAAAGTagtatacttttttaaattcttcaatcaaaaaaatgtttataggAGCATCGCCAACCAAAGAAATATAACATTTGTATGAAATTAGCTTTTGTTGATGATTAGAAATGTGACAATGCTTCATGAATCGGTTGAAAATCCATcgaaatgtgtaaaaaaaaaaaaaaaagagaaccgGTTAAGATGAAAATTGAATTGCGATTATTGCgatttatttttaaacgtaGTTGAGATTTCACTTTCACTTCACTTTGCTACGTCGTCTCAGTTTATATATTTGAAGagatttctatttatttacttatttggATGTGGGATTTGTTTAAGAAATccaattgttatttttgtgtaatttctGTTATTTAAGATAAAAAGGCAATTTCAGTTGTACTTTTAATAAGAGGAGGCATCTGTTGTTTGGATCAGATAatagaaaaaatgaatattttcagtaatttgtccacaactcattctatataaccctcatgttgtccttgggtcaaccTGTCCCGTTTTCCagtatcaatgttctttataattccccaaaataacatgattgattccacacaacgctctttgccaagtacacatctctactttcattaattttgggctgtcttattcaattttatagcatttggggGGGAAATtgcagtgtttttgaaatagtattgagtaaaagttgacatattccagtctgtgattatccatcaacatccattcctttaatttcagtcaagataattcctaatttcttttattctaactcaaacattaggtataatttcctataaatgaggtttattgaccataaattccaaacattgaaaaaaaaagcaccaaaagggttgaaaaaaggAACCAAGACCaagtattccagtctgtgattatccatcaccATACacgaaaatgtccaaaaaagtgacaaacattggaaaaaatgcatcaaaagtgttgtaaaaaggaacaaaaacgtaagaaaaagttaaaaacatcgataaaaagcctcaacaaaagtgttgattttcaattttgacgggaagacaacccgAGGGTTAAAACAAATCCTGAGAAAATCATTTTGTGAATTTAAAACTGTGAATCGAATGTCGCTACAGACATATCGTAACACCCATAATGGTGATATTCATGCGTTGTACTACACGGCTGCATAACAACAACGTCACGGAGACATGCCTTAGCAACCGTGATGCTAGATGCTCCTTGTTGTTGCAtgtcaacagtagcaaacatgCACCTCAAAGAAATTgtctttgcaaatgttttatgaggaagACGATGcattaatcatgtttttttaggcttcagggacacacacacgcacacacacacacaNNNNNNNNNNcacacacacacacactcccgtTTTAGTTGGAAACATTCAAGCAGTCCGACTGttgaacaacaaaacatgatGCAAATTTTTCACACTGACCTGAAATGCACTCCTGCACTTTTTTTTAGcaacatggatggttcccaacaacgctcctcacaagtcaAATAAATAATCCGTTCATtacttttcattgaatttgggtggtttttttcaattttatagcatttggagaaaaaaagaattgataaaagaaaatgtcgaaaaaagacaaatgtcaataaaagtgactaaaatgtgacaaaaatggcgaacaaagtgacaaaaatgtcaaaagtgacaaatgtaaaaaaaaaaaaaagctttaaaaatttggggaaagaaaaagtcgaaacattgaaaaagcgaCAATAAACATtgagggaaagacacaaaagtgtcaaaaatgacgaccataaccttgataaaaggtttttcatttgaaatttggaCTCAGAAAAACTAAGATTTGCAGgtcggcgggaagacaacacaacggTTAAATGCTCTACTTTAAATAGCAATTGCACTTTATGCATGATCTATGAAGTATTTTTATCAATAAATGTAatctcaaatgttgttttttaatatattgtaaatgtaacaGCGTGCTCAGCGTGTAACACCAAATTACATGGCATGACATGACAATAAAACCCCCTCCACTTGACTAGATTTTGATATTGAATGCTGACATAATGTGTGTATTGTTGCTGCACGTAGGTTTGCCAGAAGACCTTCCAGTACCAGCGAATGTTGAACAGACATCTCAAGTGTCACAACGACACCAAGAGACACCCGTGCAGCTTCTGCGGAAAAGGCTTCAACGACACCTTCGACCTAAAGAGACACGTCCGCACGCACACAGGTAGCGTTCACACGCTCACGTCTGTCGCACACGCACGTTTACACAAAAGGTAACAATGACAGAAGCAAGTGATatcatatacactcaccggccactttattattaggtaccccatgctagtaacgggttggacccccttttgccttcagaactgcctcaattcttcgtggcatagattcaacaaggtgctgaagcattcctcagggagtttggtccatattgacatgatggcatcacacagttgccgcagatttgtcggctgcacatccatgatgcaaTCTCccttccaccacatcccaaagatgctctattggattgagatctggtgactgtggagccATTtggtacagcgaactcattgtcatgttcaagaaaccagtctgtgatgattccagcttatgacatggcgcatcatcctgctgaaagtagccatcagagttgggtacattatggtcataaagggatggacatggtcagcaacaatactcaggtaggcttggcgttgcaacgatgctcaattggtaccaaggggcccaaagagtgccaagaaaatattccccacaccatgacaccaccaccaccagcctgaaccttgatacaaggcaggatggatccatgctttcatgttgtagacgccaaatttcttaccctaccatccgactgtcgcagcagaaatcgagactcatcagaccaggcaacgtttttcaatctctattgtccaatttcgatgagcttgtgcaaaggtagtctcagtttcctgttcttagctgaagagtggcacccgatgtggtcttctgctgctgtagcccatctgcctcaaagttggacgtactgtgcgttcagagatgctcttctgcccaccttggttgtacgGTGGTTTTTTGAGTCACTGttcccttctatcagctcgaaccagtctggccattctcctctgacctctggcatcaacaaggcatttccgcccacagaatgccgctcactggatgttttttctttttcggaccatttcctgtaaaccctagagatggttgttgtgcgtgaaaatcccagtagattagcagtttctgaaatactcagacacccttctggcaccaacaatcatgccacgttcaaagtcactcaaatcacctttcttcccatacgatgctcggtttgaactgcaggagattctcttacctgtctacatgcctaaatgcactgagttgccgcatgtggattggctgcttagaaattaagtgttaacgagcagttggacaggtgtacctaataaagtggccggtgagtgtatattctaatcagtggtggaagaagtattcaggtaCTTGCTAAAGtagtaataccacactgtaaaaaatgctgtgttaaaagtaaaagtatgtaagtatcatcaggaaaatctatataaccctcatgttgtcctcgggtcacactgacccgttttcctacatcaatgttctttttaatgttgtttttaattccccaaaataacatgattgattccacacaacgctctttggcaagcacacatctctactttcattaatttttgggtgtcatattcaattttatagcatttagagaactaaaaatggaagtgttgttgaaatagtattgagtaaaagttgacatattccagtcNNNNNNNNNNcatcaacatccattcctttgattttagtctcaataattcctaatttctgcttttgcaACTCAAACATTACgtataatttcttataaatgaggttcattgaccatacattttaaaaataactgtaaaagcaAAGTTAATAAATctgtgttacgtagtgttgaaaatgtcaaaagtgagaaacattggaaaaaagcatcaaaagtgttgaaaaaaaccgTGAGAAAAACTtagaaacattgattaaaagctttaaaaaaagggctgaatttcaattttgactggaagacaacacaagggttaaggcattaaaagtaaaagtactcacattttagaaaccgtgtgtgtttaatggtctgatCATTTCAGTTGGGTTTGTTGTATTGTTGGTGTTTgggtgcaaaaatcttaatgtgtTGAGTAACTAAAACTGCCAGATTaaagtagtggagtaaaaagtacaatatttaacTTGGGAATGGGCTTGagtacagtatttgagtaaatgtgctTAGTTACCTTCCACTACTGATTATAATATGAcataaaagcctttttttcaacattgagGCCAGACTactacacataaaaaaaatagccttttggccaattctgttatttttaattcatgcaAAATCATGTATTTTGGGGAATTTGCTATGTCCCCTTCTTAAATATATTGAACTGAATGACATTTGCgccttccaccccccccccNNNNNNNNNNcccccccccctctctttcatCCCCAATCCCTGGTCCCAACCCTTCATCCTGGACTTTACATCGGCCCATTGCATATACtacttactgtatattattttcAAATTCTGCACTCAAGTCTCCTTTTTTCTAGTTCTAAGTTTTTTTGTATGttcagtgaggaaaataagtatttgaataccctgctattttgcaagttctcccacttggAAAATATGGAGGgctctgaaattgtcatcgtaggtgcatgtccactgtgagagacttaatctaaaaaaaaaaaattaaaaaaaaatccagaaatcgcaatgtatgattttttaactatttatttgtatgatacagctgcaaataagtatatatttatatatatatatacatacacatattttctgtatttagtGTTTATGTTACATTACTGTTTTAATGCGCATGTGCATCATTTACTAAGGCAAATTCCCCATTAGTCACATCacttattgtggcaataaacCCTTTTCTGATTCCGGTTTGTCACGTTTTTCCAAACAGGAGTCCGTCCCTACAAGTGCACGCTCTGCGAAAAGGCCTTCACCCAGCGCTGCTCCCTGGAGTCCCACATGAAGAAGATCCACAGCGTCACGCAGAAGTACGCCTACAAGGAGCGGCGCAACAAGCTGTACGTCTGCGAGGAGTGCGGCCTCACGTCGGGGTCCCAGGAGGAGCTGGTGATCCACCTCCACTCGCTGCACCCCGACAGCGCCCTGCTGAAGGGGAAGGCCGCGAGGAGGGCCGGCGGAGAGTCGTCCCCGGGCTCCGCCCACGGGGCCGACAGTGATGATACCACTGGGTCAGCGGGGCAGTagagggggggggcggggggggcgggggggaccTGGAAGATCTGGAAGATCATCACATGACAAACTCGGTACATTTGGACATATAAGTTAAGTGATGCAAGGCAGGTTGATGACAATTTAGATAGTGGTGGGGAAGGTAAatgtctatatatgtgtgttaatgtatgtgtgtatggatttgggtatctgtgtgtgtgtatgtatgtatatgtatatatgtatgtatatatatatatatatatatatatatatatatatctcacagACTACAACCTTATATGAAATAATTCAAGGCCAAGCCTctctttaaatgtatattttacttATTAACAGCTCATAACAATACTGATGTATTTCTTCATTTGTATTACGTGTGAATATTTCCTGTGGGCTTGTGTCTGTACAGCAAAAAAAGATGAGTTTTTTTCTATGAAAGTACTTTGTTCATTAAAGGAAGTAATATATACACGACaaaatctattttcttttttttttttgtctcaaaattgTGCTTTTACGGTAACTTAATATTACTAAAATTAGCTCCGTTATGGACACATTCTGAAAAAAGCCACAACAACCACTTTTCCCGCTCGTTATATcagtgtgtgtaggtgtggtAACATGTTATGTGTActtagcagtggtggaatgtaactaagtatatttactcaagtactgtacttttgtacaaatgttgaggtacttgtacttcacttgagtcttttcttttcataccactttctacttctactccgctacatttcagagagaaatagtgtactttttactccactactaATAATCTGACATAttaagttactagttactttacacattaagatgttTGGACACataacacatgtagtttattcaatacaatgttttattataaatgaaactagccaacaatataacggcctacaagtccagctgagatgatcagaccattaaacacacacacctgtttggattgtttccattttcttgatgatactcacatacatttataggtaacattttcaatgcaggacttttacctGTAGTATTTTCACAGTATGGTGTTAGTATTTAGCCTTGCCCCCCCTTGTCAacagctacagactcagaaatggcacatactaaggaaagctcattgtgggactggctctagtggctgtaagtcactaaggtctatataaaaaagacttcagatacagtattaggggaccactaaggtctatataaaaaagacttcagagacagtattaggggaccactaaggtctatataacagagacttcagatacaggattaggggaccactaagggtttataaaagagacttcagatacagtattaggggaccactaaggagttttataaaagagacttcagatacagtattagggaccactaaggtctatataaaagagacttcagatacagtattagggaccactaaggtctatataaaagagacttcagatacagcattaggggaccactaaggtctatataaagagacttcagatacagtattagggaccactaaggtctatataaaagagacttcagatacagtattagggaccactaaggtctatataaaatggacttcagatacagtattaggggaccactaaggtctatataaaagcatccaaagagccccatgtcatgggacctttaaataattCTCAGTTTAGTTTAAACTGTAACATATGTGTGGATTTCTGTTACCTCTTATGTTAATTTTCAGTCCAAAGAATCAGCCTAATTTTACATTATACAGTTTGTCTTTACGGCCTCGGCCGCCTGTGTTACATTTGAAGACAAAAGTGTGAGTTAACTATGCTTTGCACTGCCTCTAAAAACATTATGTGTGAGTGAGTGCATGGAAGATGACTGTTTACACTAATTatgcttcttttttctctcaagCTTTGGACTGTAAGAAGGAGAGCGGTTGTTGTCTGGGAAGGTGAGGTCGGATTCTTGGTCTCTGTCGGGTCTTGTTGGAGGAATCCTGCAAACGCCTTTCAGCCTGAGGAAACACGGAGGTGGATTCGGGTGGAGGCCAGATAACGGTCTTGGAAGTTAACTGACACTGATTGTATTAAAGAGGCTCGGGAAGTTATTTTGTCATTCATACCTTCTGATACATCAGATCAGTGCCATTTCAAAGCATTGCAAAATAATGCATTGGCACATGTAGCTAAGACTGTTTTGGTTGTTGGTTGGTTTATAGCTAACTTAATTCATTTTACGTTAGATTCCTTTATACTACTTTACATGTACTTTGCTCCACACTGAGATATCTCGATAACTTTCAGATGTATGGGCCTAACATTTTGACAGACATTCattgtccccagaggatgagTCATCCTGACTTTAGTGATCCCCTGAGTTATCTTCTTGCACCACAGGGAGGTGGTTTtgtgtgaaatgtctcaacatctTGTGTTACGTTGTGtggtattttgttgttgtttttaaaatgtcttatgtATACCCTGtacggcgtccttgagtgcagAAAAAGGCGCCTTCAAATAaaaaggtattattattattattatcttttagATTAATTGTCAGAAGCTCAAAGCAAGTACAGTCTCACAGAAGTTACCACATACTGTTAATGTTGTGGAGTATAATATTtgcctctgaggtgtagtggagtgaaagtataaagtagcaaaaaatgaaaatactcacgTAAAGTACAAGTTAGCCAAACAGTAGTTAAGTTACCTGAATGTACGGGTTATTTTTCCAGTACTGTTAGTTagtaatttacatttattcatccctgtatttctttctctttcactgGAGATGCACCAACTTGTTTTCAAAGAGGGTTCAACTACCTCTAGgtatacaaataataataatgctaattaataaaacaattaaatgacaaaaaactataaaaaaaaatacaaaattaaaaataataataatgaactaGATATCAAACGAacacaatataataaaaataataataataataataatctttttaaaataaaaatatttctaaataatCGCCCCTAGATGTCACTGTTGATTTCTTTTGTCGCGG comes from Etheostoma spectabile isolate EspeVRDwgs_2016 chromosome 19, UIUC_Espe_1.0, whole genome shotgun sequence and encodes:
- the ovol1a gene encoding putative transcription factor Ovo-like 1a, coding for MPRAFLVKKANVSPGKRNWSELPDHERGDVYIPVSIFPPTALVMEAEASLAETTPLCLSKRSVSDTQTRAELPSSTTLGRPRSPGPAPGERSDVRRSSQGSATYVRSKIKVTTGELPPDPSLLPHSLPPVPAPPAPAPNATVMPVSLTTSPDPREAVPMVTRSAGHGQRSLSAVTAAFVCQVCQKTFQYQRMLNRHLKCHNDTKRHPCSFCGKGFNDTFDLKRHVRTHTGVRPYKCTLCEKAFTQRCSLESHMKKIHSVTQKYAYKERRNKLYVCEECGLTSGSQEELVIHLHSLHPDSALLKGKAARRAGGESSPGSAHGADSDDTTGSAGQ